From a single Loigolactobacillus coryniformis subsp. coryniformis KCTC 3167 = DSM 20001 genomic region:
- the mscL gene encoding large-conductance mechanosensitive channel protein MscL: protein MLKEFREFLLRGNVMDLAVAVIVGGAFTTIVKSLTTNLINPLLALFVGKVDLSGIVLTLGTARFKVGSFLNDVINFVIIAFVIFLLLKGITKLRELGHHETVTEEPVPTKEEEYLKEIRDLLAQQQNK, encoded by the coding sequence ATGCTCAAAGAATTTCGGGAATTTTTATTACGCGGTAACGTAATGGATCTGGCCGTTGCCGTTATCGTTGGCGGCGCCTTTACCACGATCGTCAAATCACTGACCACCAATCTGATCAATCCATTATTAGCCTTGTTCGTCGGCAAGGTCGACCTTTCGGGGATCGTTTTGACTCTCGGCACCGCCCGTTTTAAAGTTGGTTCGTTTTTGAATGACGTGATCAACTTCGTTATTATTGCCTTTGTGATTTTCTTATTACTCAAAGGAATTACCAAGCTCCGTGAACTTGGACACCATGAGACCGTTACTGAAGAACCAGTTCCAACGAAGGAAGAAGAATACTTAAAAGAGATCCGCGACCTTTTAGCCCAACAACAAAATAAGTAA